Sequence from the Cucumis sativus cultivar 9930 chromosome 1, Cucumber_9930_V3, whole genome shotgun sequence genome:
aataaaaaaagcaaacatattaattaaatatatatatatatgtatgtatgtatatgaaagttataaatgaatattagAAATGGGTCATATGTGACCAtttctatattaaattaaagcaaagaatattaatttaataccCACACTTGAGGGTCAATTGGGtaagtttcaaaaaaaaaaagagaagggcAATTAGTAGCTTTGGCATTATTGATTGGGAAATCCAAGAAAATGCCATTTAGATTGGGTCAAATGAACGACTTGTCGTTCTCATATTGATAGGGTCAGAGAAGAAGACTTTGGTTTCTAATgcacaagaaaacaaaaacaagaacaagaacaaaaacaaccaGAAGACCAGCTCGAGATAAAACTCAACTGATGTAGATATATACGATCGATCAAAAAGTCAACCTAATCGGAAAGACGAGAAGATCAATTTACAATATCAAACTTCAGTTTCATACGAACTTCATCAGCTCAGTGTGTGAACATAAACATTTCGTAGAGACACAACTTGGGCAATAAGATGTTGAAAAAAAACCTTCCCTCCCCAAGTGTTCCtctttgtatattttattaccttaaaaatggtaaattatATCAACAAAGTGGACGTAAAATGAATCTAGTGagatcaagaaagaaaaacgaggaaaaaagaatgttgttCTTGAGGCTTTGAACTGATACCCACACAAGTTCAATTGCTCTCCTTTGAATAGTTGCTTGTCTCCTCTGCTACCTTTGCCCATACATCAGAAATTTTCTCTGCATATCCAACctattcaacaacaaaaactcCCATATTTAACATTGAGGATGGTCAAAAAATCATGtagtttttgtaatatttCCTTCACATAATCATTCATGTCAATCTTCACAAAAATCAGAGAGAACTCATCAGAACGTATGATTCTGTTCACACAATCATTCATATCAATTTGGATAGAAGTCACACATTCCACCTATaacctttttcttattcttaaaatcataaatactTTGGTTGTAGTCTACATCTGGGCCCCGCCTTCCACTAATTGATTATGGCTGCTTGGAAACTAAAAATGCCTCCACGAATCTTTTAAACCAATTACTAACAATATCTAAACTTGCAGAACCATGCTTCAGCACAAGTTAAAATGACAGAAGAATATGCACGAGGTAGTTTGGAAGTTTGGTCTCTCATTCAAATCATGTTTCTTCACGCTTGAATTTCGGAGgcattttgtaactattttatGGGCAGTATTTCGCATAGTTGGAATCGTGgacttagtttttttatagctgtgtattctttcacttttcttttctttttttttttttcctcaacaAAAGTagttattttcattattaaaaagGGGTCAAAATGACGGACGAAtatgcattttcaaaatatttcacaATATTGTTTCTGTTTCGGGATGAGTCAATCTCCATACTTGATGAATGGGATTAAGAAATCATTTCATACAATCATACAAACCATGATTATGAATTAAAACCTGATGACTGTCCAATAGACAAGATGGTGCGTACCTGATTTGTTACAAACCCTTTCAACATACTCAAGAAGTCGGCTTGTCTTTCTCTGTCGAATCTTTCCAGTTCACTCCTGTTGTTTTCCTGAATTACATGCAATATCATCAGGTCATCGCAGAAAATGACTGAGAAGCCAAAGCAAGTAAGAAAAGCAGGTACACGGAAGAACTCGCATTGTGTTATTCACACGAAATGATAACTGGGTCAAGCTTTAAGAAATGCAACCTCTAGAACATTccacaaacaaagaaaacattgagacttctcctcttcttccaGAGGCATAGGCCTTCTAGCAGAGTATGAGGTGTATGCCtcgaattaaattttaaaaactttacaAATCCTAGATTCGTATCATTAGGTATTGCTAAACATATGACGAAGCATAACAGCCGtaagaaaaagtatatataatttaatcaaaaaaaaaaaacctcatcAATCCCCacttaaacaaaacctaaatgaatatatttaacATCACTACAATTTGATAAGATTGATTTACACtcttgtaataataataataaaaaaataaaaaagatttgagTTACACTATAAGCTTCTGTTTGACACTAGTAAAGGTACCTAGTTCAAATTGTCACAAAACTCACAACtcaaattctaatattttttaagaatgaGATAAACTAATATTAGTTTTCTAATCAATACACAAGACGAACAGATCAATACACAAGACGAACAGACTTTAAACTTCAGTACCCTTAAGCTTCTTATGGTTCAATGGAGTCTAGAGGCTAAAAGTTCAAGTCTTATCTCATTGTGTCTCACTCCTTTACTccaaggaaataaaaaaaaaaaaaaagacaatagTTATTGATATTGAAATAAGGCATCAGGATAAAACATAAAGAACTTCTAGATCTGACACCTTGAGAATAATCTTACTGATCaggaaagaaggaaagaaaatccCACAACTAAGTATCTCAAGATCAGATAAGCACTTCCTAATTATGAATCATCTCCAAAATGAGGAAATCTTTTTCCTCCTTTAACTGAAAGTAGAAGTACGTGAGTCAGCTTACATGTACATAGGAATATATACGAAGTAGCTAGCCATGGTTTTACCGCAACCTCGAAGACATCTGATTTTATACCTTGCCCCTTTGACTATAGAGCCAACTCTTGATGGTTTAATCAAACCCTAGTTAAAGGTTCCTCaaacataacaaaacaaatttcatctcttttgaCATACTCTTAAAGCACTGAATCAAATCGTCTAATATGAATGAAACAGATCTCTATCCATATCCAACAGGCTACAAGAATGAATCGTTTACACTTAAACATAAATGACAAGCGCTTGCCCTGATCTTGATAACAAGGCAGAGTgctaaattaatttggaaaattgcaattgatgactattttagcaataataattaaggatatagcaacattttaaaaaaaatgcaaatatagcaaaactatcactgatagacttgtatcgctgatagactttatatggtatatcagtgatagaccaatatttgcaacatggtctatcagtgatatacttatattattgatagaatttgacaaattttgctatatttacaatttgtttaaaattgtgctatatacttaattaatttgaatttaattgctaaatttgcaactatcccaaaTTAATTTCTGCATTTAAGTTCTGTCCATgatcataaagaaaaataaataaaataaaacaatttcagtGACTGATATTTCCCAAGAGCTCTTTGATGAAAGCAACCCTAAGTCCTCTCAACGacaatgtaaaaaataagatGCCAATAAAATGCTAGGCATGCACATATTATAGTAACAACTGTAGAATATCGATGCCAGTAAAAAATAGGCATCAGGTGTAACTTTCTGAGTTCATAATTAAAGATCTATATATACCCAAGGAGAGGCTAAACAATAATGGGAGCATCTTCCACAGAAACATCCTTAAacattacaaagaaaaatcaaaacaaaactctGAATACTACAAGCTACAACACTCTGGATAATAAGAGCAATGAAGCTTCCAAATCAAGGTGAGAATTATGCCACCACATACATCCTATCCATGTACTGcagttaaaatatatattaaaggaAAAACACTGGTAGATGTGATGGGAAAGCACCTTTATACGCTCGTATTCTCGCACTGCTACATTTTTAGCATCCTCTGTAGTCCTTATGGTTTCTTTTAACTGCTCTAACTTCTGAATCCTTGATTTGTCACCACCAAATACTTTAGATGATGCGGCTTCAAGCTTTTCAGCCCTTGTATGCAATGAGGACAAGTCAGACAATAGAGTTTGCTCGGTCAGTAAAGCACTTGAGCGTTCTGAGAATGCACCGTGAACTGCTAGCATTAGCCCAAGATAATCGTGAAGTACATcctgaaaatataatttagctatgaaataattagtattataataaaatgcaCAAGTCTTCAGTTAGCTGCTATTATTCTATCAGTACATGAATGAACTCTAAGGTTCATAGTCTACAATCTACatacataaatgataaattgaaTAGGGTATGGAGTGTACGAGTTTCTTCAGCAATACTAACTGTCCACTGTAATACATAAAAGAAGAGCCATTTGCTAAGTAACTTGaacaaaaatagcaaagttTCAGTTCATAATCTTGaggaagattaaaaaaattaccaaatgTTTCACAGTTTGAGCATTGAGCTCTCGATATAATCTGCTTGCTTTCACAGCAGCAGTTGCTATATTTTTTGTGTCATTGGCACAGACTCTTTGACAGTTGAATACAGCCTCCTCATTTTCGAATTTTGTCAACTTAATCAATGTCAAACCTAACTCTCCAAATGTTTCTGCCATATCTTGCTGAGCTTTCACCAAAGATTCAGCCTGAGATAAGTGTCACCATAATTAAAACGACCAAAAACatacacattttcaaatacacaGTTCGGCTAACTGATAAAGTAAACAAGCATCTCACCTGCTGAGATGTAGCACTGAGCTGCTGCTCAAAATCGCgcaacttttctttcttttccaagAATTCCTTATCCTCCTCGACAACTGGAGGCTTTGAACTGCCCCAGTCATTCGTCACAGATTGTTTCAATTCTTTAAACAATCTTAACAAATCCCTTCCACCTTTGGCTGGCTGAACCACCTCCTGAGGCTCCATTGCGCTCTCATTGAGCAACTGCTTAGGGAGATTAACTGCTCCATCAAACATCCTAGACGCAACATCAGTCGTCGTTGGCAGTGGCAATCTCCCTTGAACCTGCAGAAATACCTTAAACTCATCGCTCTTTCTAATCACTGGATGCCCTGCTAGTTTCCTCAAGTATTTCTCCAGCGCCACCCTTCTCTGCTCAACAAATTCTTGTTTCTGCATCACTTGCCCCTCCACCACACTCTTATCCGGCCGTGGAGGTATAAAGAATCCTCTGTAGGACTCCGCCAAACGTTCAGATAGCGTCACAACATCCTTAAACCTCCTTCGAACGCTAAATTCTGATCCTCCAAACTCTGGTATATTCGTCCTCGTAGTGATCAGATACGTAACGTACGAATTCCCACCAGGCACTATCGAATTCGAAACGTCTTGCTCCTTCTGAGGATTCGAGACTGTAATTCTAATATAATCAGAGTTGGAAGAGGAAGATCTAGACAAACCCCCAGAACTTACGGAACTCTTACTAGGGCTTTCAACACCATTAACATCAGTAACATGATTCCCATCGACCGGACCGAAACTCAGATCAGAAAAGTGAAGCGGCTCAGAGATAAAATGATCAGACGCATTAGGTTTACGGAGATCTCGATCGAGCGGCGGCGAAAGCAGGGGATCTGAGTCAGCGGGTGTAAGAATAGTGGGCGGCGCCAAAGGGTGGTGGGAATCAGAGAGGGAGGACATAGCACTGCGATAATTAGAGAAAGATTTGGAGCTTAAGGGCTCCTTGAGAACCAAATTTTCCATCTCATCACGAGAGGAATACAATTGGGCTGCTTCAAAGCCCTGATTCTCCGAGTCCATCATCCTGTAACCTAATCCCGGAAACAAAATCCAGTAAAACAAGAGAGAATTGAGGAAATACCACTTGGTTTGATGAGCTTCTGAGCAAtaaagaagaattgaagaaacaaCAGATGAGGAATAGAGCAGAGTAACGGAGGAGACCACCGAGCAGCGTGGCGGAGAGAAGCTGGTGAGGAAGACAAGCACGTGGCCACTGTGAAGCCCTTCAGGTTCAAACGGTGCCGTTTTTAGGAAATCTTCCCGTCTACGGGAAGAAAGAACGATCAGGGGTAGTATCGTAAAAATAGTGTTTCGTGTTCTTCTCCCGAGATTTTCAATATCCTTGTGGAATTTCTCGTGgacttttctaaattaaaaaataaaaaataaaaaaaatggttattgGAAATCTTTGATATTTAATGAATGAAGGAGATGGAACTGAGGACTTCTCTAAGTCACCTTAGATTATGACATTCTTCCTAGTCCTATCttcacatttcattttaattcattttctaatgCCCTCTTGTTTGATTCGATGAAGTCTCTCTCTACATTTAAGAATATAACCACGATGGATGTGGTTTGAGTTTTCGGCAAAGCTTGGTGTTCCATGAGTCCATCGATAGCTAGCTAGAGAACCATCTATCTCCTTGATTAATGAGATCAAGAAAACTTCTCATTCCAATTTCATATACAACCATAATGATACATGTAATAGATATTATGATCGATGAGAAGACAACCTATTTCATGACGGCCTTCATATTGGAGAAGAGGGGGCATCCCTTTTTATCCGGTTAGCTTTGTGTCATTgtattttttcaagaaaatatcaaTCATGTTCGatttggctttttttttttttttttttttgtttgctttgtAATACGACCAAAGTTTCACATTGGttagataaaaagatataagTGAGGACAACTTGCATTGGTGTGAGACCTTTTGGAATGGTAAAGCCACGAGGgtatattactcaaagtggACAATATCATACCATTGTTGAAATACTTTAAAGGTTTGTTGTTCTAACATGTTTAATTACGCTAATAAGGAAACATCTTTAGTAATACAAGCTAAAAGAAATACTTTAAACTTGTCATTACTATCTTGAACTCAAACTGTCCATCCAGTATTGGTATAAAAACCTTATCTTGGTAAGATTCAAATCGACTTCCAAGTTGATATGGCAATTACGAGGTTCGACGACGAACAAGTTCCCACAACACAACAATAAGTAGAATGATTGATTGTTCGAGAAGTATGAATAATGTAAAAGTCAATGTTATAAACACTAGCTCTTCTATCCTCCTTTTcattaatctaattttaaaaaccaaattaagtttccaaaattttcttaaacaaaaaacgACTTAAAACATGTTACTTCTAGAATTCAACTACGATTTTATACAATcaaatgtttctttaaaaaaatgtgaaaaccGTAAtcgaaaatttgaaaaacaactaACATAAATccctaaaacaaaaaccctatatatatctttataaGTTTTGTACTTAATTAATCACTTAAACCAATCacacttatttatttagtttccTTTAATTTTGACGTGGAAGATGTTGATTGGTGCTATACCTAATTagttatatcaaaatatatattgttgttaAGGTGCATAATGATTTTgggtgaatatatatatatatatatgtgtgtgtgtcaATAAGTAGGCTAACTAATTTGTTATAACGAATCTCTCAAACCCTCCCCTCTTGACCtgcttcttttattttatttattatacttaaCAACTACACATTTCCAATTAGTGCCTTGATTGATGTTTAATTACAACATTAACTACTTTTGACTTTGTTATTatactacaaatttaattctaacttatacaaaataaataaaagaaaaagagtacaCTAAGCCAATTAGTACCATAGGGAAAAagctttttatatttatgttttagaatGAACAAATTGAAGTTTGACAACTTTAAAGAATTAGGTATAGTGCTTGACTTGATTGCCTAACAATATTCAATGCACATTCATTTTCAATCTCTTCTATCTAAACTTTCAActtaggtttcttttttctatatatatatatatatcaactcTTTTTTCAATAACTAAACCATCTATGTaatcaaaaccaattttattttttaaaatttattcgGACAATTTGAAAGTTAGAGGACTTAATTTCTATACTTCACGTATATTACATCTAAAGTTTAGAGGTGTTATAAatggattttattattttatttaatctatttGCACATGTAAGaaacaatatatactatagtacctaaaatatattatgttaaGAATATGTACAGATCGCTAAGCATCCGATAGAAAAGTCAGCTATATGTGTCATTTTTATTCATGATTCTTTATGTCATTATTACATAATTGAACACAATTTAGATATAAGTTTACGTAAATTTACTTTTCGTTTCACTTCTAAACTGTATTATATTGATTGaagttgttttattatttcatatatctttAAACAcgcattattatttttttccaagtTTATTctatgtgtatgtatatattaaaaagaataaagctTATACTTATTAAAACCAACCCCATATAGTAAACAACTCCAAgcaatgaatatatataaagaatatacaaataaattagaGTAGATGGTTGACACACTCACTCTTGGTTGAGCTAACCAATCCTTAATTAAAGCCCAACTCTAAGTACTTAAACCACTCCAAGTTCAACTGGCACAGAATATGCTATTGATGGTTCTAAAACAAGTGTGGTTTTTTCATGACAAATTTACATGGTAATAGTTGTCTTAATCATGTCAATTAAGTtacttaatcattttttagaagaaacGTTTTCAATGAGATTGGCCAAGGcaatattgttaaaataatgTGTTAAAAGAATGTTTGTGTAATATCaacttattgtttttattattaaataatatatgtgaGAATGtcatttaaattctataaatgaattgatttaaactcttattcattattttcttacgttgtaaaataaacatttgaagTTTACATACATGATTTCTAATCATAATGaagtttctaaatttagtAGTTTAGTTGACTCGGATTATAAACTTCAGGCAATTAGAAGAGAGTAAATCGATATACTTAGcttcaaaacattttaatataatagcAAAGCTAATTCTGTTGATCGTATTTCCATGAATTAGTGGCATGAAACTATAGATGATGAGGCCTTGGAATATACCGATAATGAGATATTATGTGTGGTTACATGGTATAGTATAGTATATGAAGTTTAGAATTGAATGTTTATGTGTTATGGAAAATGAGTAGCAGTGTGAGAAGGGGAGAAGGGAAGTGGGTACAACAAATCCCCATTATGGTTGGACCAAAAAGATCATTTAAACCTTAAATCCTCACTACACACCTCTGCTCACTCTCTAAACCTAATCTTCCAACAATAtgtttcatttaatatttcattttccctcttcttcttttctttttctgattATAAATATCACCTCTTATTAACTTCCTTCTTCATCTACCAAAAACACATCACAGATCACAAACAGAGAGAAATGGAGGAGTTTGTTAACACACACAAGTCTTTCTGCTCTTTCTTCTTACTTATTTCTCTTTTGGCCTTCCTCCCTTTCCTCTCTGCCTTTCCTCTTCCAAAAACTCACTTCCATCAGTTCATTGTAAGTTCTCCAACTCTTTCCATGCAAACTCTCTcctctcttttgttttctacttttaacTTTACATTTCTTGTTTGGTGATATAGTTTTCATCCGACTTTCTTCCTCTACGAATATAAAAATCTACCATTCTTTGGCTCTACGcgtaatttcaaaaatattcaaatggTTACCGAACAATactttacttttcaaaatttatgtataCTTATTTTCATGCACTATCTCACTCGTAGTTTTAACTTGTTCTACGTAGATATTTGAACTATTAgccaaattgaaaaacaaagccTCGTTTAAcaaccatttgatttttctaaaaagtatatataaaatattaggtTTTAAACCGTTGTTCTTGGCTCTAAACTTCTTCCTTTCTTACTAAACGAAGCGTACGACTCTCTTGAAATagctaataaattttttaaaagaaatattatgtGATTTACGTGTGGTTTTGTGGAAAAATGAACGAACAGGTGCAACCAAAACCAGTGAAGAGGCTATGCAAAGTCCACAACATCATAACAGTGAATGGGCAATTCCCAGGACCAACTCTAGCAGTAAGAGATGGGGATTCCCTTGTCATCAAAGTTGTTAATGCTGCCCGTTACAATGTTTCTCTCCATTGGTAATTTTCTTCTAACCAAAATTCATTACACTCTAACCCACGATTATTGATTTAACAACAATTAACAaatctttatcttttaatgGCAAATCCCTAACTCCACAAGTCATTCCCAAAAAGGtaactctttctttttgtttccaattatacaaaaagaaaaacagaataGAATAGTGTGTTTAAGTCAAACATATGGATTAAATAGTATTCATTATTCAACAGTTTAGCTTAATCCCTTTTGGATGGTAAGTAGGTGATGATTAAGGGTGTcaataattattcaatttaaattttatttttaaaaaaagggtttctataaaatgattttaaatgaatataaacTTTCTCTTTGGCTAATAAACCCTTTCAAGTTGTGGTGACAACCCTTGTTTGTTTGAATGTTTGGGCTAATTTTGGGTGTGATACGAATAGGCATGGGATAAGGCAGCTGAGGAATCCATGGGCGGATGGGCCAGAGTTTATAACCCAATGCTCCATAAAGCCAGGGGGCACCTACACCTACAGATTCACCATTGAGGGCCAAGAGGGGACTCTATGGTGGCATGCTCACAGCCGATGGCTTCGAGCCACTGTCTATGGTGCTCTCATTATCTATCCCAAGCTCGGTTCTCCACGCCCTTTCATAATGCCCAAAAAAgaatttcctcttcttcttggTAACTCCAAATATCTCTCATCAAATCtttctaaagaaaatacatGAGTTAGTCACTTGTGTTGTTCTgttgtcaaataaataaaatgataaaccTTGTTTTTATGAAACAGGGGAATGGTTTGACAGAGACCCAATTAGTGTGTTGAGGCAAGCACTTTTTACCGGAGCAGGACCTAATGTCTCTGATGCTTACACCATCAATGGGCAGCCTGGagatttctatatttgttcCAAGAAAGGTTAGTTtgaataaattgataattgttatgttttgttttaagtgTTAATAATGCAATGACTTTAGCTTAAGGTTTTTAATCATTCCACCGGAAAAGTAAGGAAAGAGGTTTTGGTAATGTTATTGGGCAGAGACGATGAGATTGGCAGTGGATTCGGGTGAGACGATTCTTCTAAGAATTATAAACTCTGCATTGAATCAAGAGCTGTTCTTTTCCATTGCAAACCACCAGATGACAGTAGTGGCAGTGGACGCAGCTTACACCAAACCATTTGCTACAAATGTTATAATGGTTGGACCCGGTCAAACTACTGACGTTCTTGTAACAGCCAACCAACCACCAGCTTATTACTACATGGCGGCCACAGCCTACAACACCGCCCAAAACGCCCCCTTCGACAACACCACCACCACCGCCATCCTCCAATACAACAATCTCCCACCACAACAAAATCCACAACCCATTCTAGCCCAACTCCCAAATTTCAACGACACCCCAACCGCCACCCGATTCACCGACCAACTCCGAAGCCCCAACCGAGTGAGCGTCCCCTTGCACATCGATGAGAACTTATTCTTCACTGTTGGATTAGGCCTCAACAACTGCACCAACCCAAACAGCCCTCGCTGCCAAGGCCCCAATGGCACTCGCTTCACTGCCAGCATTAACAATGTTTCCTTCGTTTTCCCAAAGTCCAATTCCATAATGCAAGCCTATTACCAAGGTGTTCCCGGCGTTTTCACCGCCGACTTTCCGCCGTTTCCACCGCTGCAATTCGATTACACTGGGAATGTGAGCAGAGGGTTGTGGCAGCCACGCCGAGGGACAAAGGCTTATAAGCTTAAATATGGATCGAGTGTGCAAATTGTGTTGCAAGATACTAGCATCGTAACTCCTGAAAACCACCCAATGCATCTCCATGGCTACCATTTCTACGTTGTTGGTTCCGGTTTTGGTAATTTTAACCCGAGGACAGACCCAGCGAGGTTTAATCTTATCGACCCCCCGGTGAGAAACACCATTGGAACGCCCACCGGTGGTTGGGTTGCAATTCGTTTCATTGCTGATAACCCAGGTGAGAGATAGTCTGCAATGATTATGTGTTATATATACAtgaattaattgattaattaaaaaggtttttaattaaatggtaACGAACTATTGTTGAAAATGATGATACATGCAGGGGCTTGGTTGATGCATTGCCATATAGACTCACACCTTGCTTGGGGATTAGCCATGGTTTTTCTTGTTGAGAATGGAGAAGGAGAGATGCAATCTGTCATTCCTCCGCCGCCGGATCTCCCTCCTTGTTAATCCAATAACCCATCCATTGTGAAAGGGTTTTAATTCCTTCTAGcttgcatgcatttttttttatataattattatgatttcttttccattttcattgcCAAAACACATCAAAAAAGTAACATCAATGTCATGATCCTTAATTATGTGAGTGAAAATGAAGCCTTCTTTATTTACATTGGCAACACACAGTATATCCTTTTCTAATTTCTCCATATATCTCATCTTAATTCCCattaaagtttcaaattgtttGGTCAAACTTCCTCCCTTGGATCTAAT
This genomic interval carries:
- the LOC101206152 gene encoding sorting nexin 2A; protein product: MMDSENQGFEAAQLYSSRDEMENLVLKEPLSSKSFSNYRSAMSSLSDSHHPLAPPTILTPADSDPLLSPPLDRDLRKPNASDHFISEPLHFSDLSFGPVDGNHVTDVNGVESPSKSSVSSGGLSRSSSSNSDYIRITVSNPQKEQDVSNSIVPGGNSYVTYLITTRTNIPEFGGSEFSVRRRFKDVVTLSERLAESYRGFFIPPRPDKSVVEGQVMQKQEFVEQRRVALEKYLRKLAGHPVIRKSDEFKVFLQVQGRLPLPTTTDVASRMFDGAVNLPKQLLNESAMEPQEVVQPAKGGRDLLRLFKELKQSVTNDWGSSKPPVVEEDKEFLEKKEKLRDFEQQLSATSQQAESLVKAQQDMAETFGELGLTLIKLTKFENEEAVFNCQRVCANDTKNIATAAVKASRLYRELNAQTVKHLDVLHDYLGLMLAVHGAFSERSSALLTEQTLLSDLSSLHTRAEKLEAASSKVFGGDKSRIQKLEQLKETIRTTEDAKNVAVREYERIKENNRSELERFDRERQADFLSMLKGFVTNQVGYAEKISDVWAKVAEETSNYSKESN
- the LOC101212354 gene encoding laccase-3 is translated as MEEFVNTHKSFCSFFLLISLLAFLPFLSAFPLPKTHFHQFIVQPKPVKRLCKVHNIITVNGQFPGPTLAVRDGDSLVIKVVNAARYNVSLHWHGIRQLRNPWADGPEFITQCSIKPGGTYTYRFTIEGQEGTLWWHAHSRWLRATVYGALIIYPKLGSPRPFIMPKKEFPLLLGEWFDRDPISVLRQALFTGAGPNVSDAYTINGQPGDFYICSKKETMRLAVDSGETILLRIINSALNQELFFSIANHQMTVVAVDAAYTKPFATNVIMVGPGQTTDVLVTANQPPAYYYMAATAYNTAQNAPFDNTTTTAILQYNNLPPQQNPQPILAQLPNFNDTPTATRFTDQLRSPNRVSVPLHIDENLFFTVGLGLNNCTNPNSPRCQGPNGTRFTASINNVSFVFPKSNSIMQAYYQGVPGVFTADFPPFPPLQFDYTGNVSRGLWQPRRGTKAYKLKYGSSVQIVLQDTSIVTPENHPMHLHGYHFYVVGSGFGNFNPRTDPARFNLIDPPVRNTIGTPTGGWVAIRFIADNPGAWLMHCHIDSHLAWGLAMVFLVENGEGEMQSVIPPPPDLPPC